A genomic window from Sceloporus undulatus isolate JIND9_A2432 ecotype Alabama chromosome 9, SceUnd_v1.1, whole genome shotgun sequence includes:
- the LOC121916165 gene encoding LOW QUALITY PROTEIN: olfactory receptor 6N1-like (The sequence of the model RefSeq protein was modified relative to this genomic sequence to represent the inferred CDS: inserted 5 bases in 3 codons) → METFNRTTVTEFVIMGFPTLXYIFLFIVLLLIYIFPIIGNLVILTVIHIDSQLHTPMYFFISVLAFLEIWYAAATIPKMLSNLLSERKHISFHGCLLQIYFFHSLAATECYLLTAMAYVQYVAICKPLRYPDIMTTKMRVKLAAGCWICTLLGPDAKIILVSRLPFCSPIFCVFLPLLSLVCTDTSVNVLVDFIXLATFVLILMSCLQIMKAILKICTVAGRKKAFSTCGARLMVVLFFFGSILFMYVQPTSYSLDYXAVVYAVLTPFFNPIIYSLRNKGIKADLQRMFQWQILLEK, encoded by the exons ATGGAAACCTTCAATCGGACCACAGTCACCGAGTTCGTCATCATGGGCTTCCCAACGCT CTACATCTTCCTTTTCATTGTGCTTCTTCTCATCTACATCTTCCCCATCATTGGCAACTTGGTCATCTTAACTGTCATCCACATAGACTCTCAACTCCACACGCCCATGTATTTCTTCATCAGTGTCCTTGCCTTCTTGGAGATCTGGTATGCCGCGGCCACCATTCCCAAGATGCTCTCCAACT TACTCAGTGAAAGAAAGCACATATCTTTCCATGGCTGCCTCTTGCAAATCTATTTCTTCCATTCCTTGGCGGCCACTGAATGCTACTTGCTCACCGCTATGGCGTATGTCCAGTATGTTGCCATTTGCAAACCACTCCGCTACCCGGACATCATGACCACCAAGATGCGTGTCAAACTAGCCGCTGGTTGTTGGATCTGCACCTTGCTAGGCCCTGATGCCaaaatcatcttggtttctaggctTCCGTTCTGCAGCCCCATCTTCTGTGTCTTTCTGCCACTGCTCTCTTTGGTTTGCACCGATACCTCTGTCAATGTTCTGGTGGATTTCA GTCTTGCCACCTTCGTCCTGATTTTAATGTCTTGCCTGCAGATCATGAAAGCCATTCTGAAGATCTGCACAGTGGCCGGAcgaaagaaagccttctccacCTGCGGCGCACGCCTCATGGTGGTGCTGTTTTTCTTTGGGAGCATCTTGTTCATGTATGTCCAGCCGACAAGCTACTCCTTGGATTA GGCCGTTGTCTACGCCGTCCTGACTCCTTTCTTTAATCCGATTATCTACAGCCTGAGaaacaaaggaatcaaagctGACTTGCAGAGAATGTTTCAGTGGCAGATATTGCTAGAGAAATAG